One region of Roseicitreum antarcticum genomic DNA includes:
- the mnmD gene encoding tRNA (5-methylaminomethyl-2-thiouridine)(34)-methyltransferase MnmD, which produces MTPQAEIDWRDTIIPVSRRFDDPYFSVADGLAETRHVFLTGNGLPHRLRDGFHIAELGFGTGLNLLALAEIAAATPGTLHFTSFEAYPLAAPDMARALAAFPALDAGPLLAACADMPGARHHFTLHNIQVTLIFGDARATLPLWEGRADAWFLDGFSPAKNPELWQPDLMDHVARHTAPQGSFATYTAAGFVRAGLAQAGFTVTRQPGHGRKRHMTTGVLP; this is translated from the coding sequence ATGACCCCGCAAGCAGAGATCGACTGGCGCGACACCATCATCCCCGTGTCGCGGCGCTTTGACGATCCGTATTTCTCGGTCGCCGACGGTCTGGCCGAAACCCGCCATGTCTTCCTGACCGGCAACGGCCTGCCGCACCGCCTGCGCGACGGGTTTCACATCGCCGAACTGGGCTTTGGCACCGGGCTGAACCTGCTGGCGCTGGCCGAAATCGCTGCGGCCACCCCCGGCACCCTGCATTTCACCAGTTTCGAGGCCTACCCCTTGGCCGCCCCCGACATGGCCCGCGCGCTGGCCGCTTTCCCCGCGCTGGACGCGGGCCCCCTGCTGGCGGCCTGCGCCGACATGCCCGGCGCGCGCCACCACTTCACCTTGCACAACATTCAGGTCACGCTCATCTTCGGCGATGCCCGCGCGACCCTGCCCTTGTGGGAGGGGCGCGCCGACGCGTGGTTCCTCGATGGCTTTTCCCCGGCAAAGAACCCCGAGCTTTGGCAACCGGACCTGATGGACCACGTCGCCCGCCACACCGCACCGCAGGGCAGCTTTGCCACCTATACCGCCGCCGGTTTTGTCCGCGCGGGTCTGGCGCAGGCTGGCTTTACCGTCACACGACAGCCCGGCCACGGGCGCAAACGCCACATGACGACCGGAGTGCTGCCATGA
- a CDS encoding NAD(P)/FAD-dependent oxidoreductase, whose product MTSGEVTICGAGVFGLSLAYVCALRGAQVRVLEPYAVGAGSSGGIVGALAPHVPENWNAKKAFQFDSLRMAQGFWTGVADVSGVDPGYARLGRVQPLGPGAVEAARARAGGAQALWEGFADWHVLPVGDAPGLGVVSPSGIVVVDSLSARLHPRRAVGALAAAVRALGGVVEEGGIPPGAAAAWMAARLAGARGPVVWASGDAGLRDLSADLGRDMGGGVKGQALLLDFSAPDCPQVFADGLHIIPHADGTVAVGSTSERVFDDPISTDAGCDALLARAVAACPALAGARVLERWAGVRPRARSRAPMLGAWPGRPGHFVLNGGFKIGFGMAPKLAHVMADLVLGVDGVPEGFRVEDSM is encoded by the coding sequence ATGACAAGCGGTGAGGTGACAATCTGCGGCGCGGGGGTCTTTGGCCTGTCGCTGGCCTATGTTTGCGCGCTGCGCGGCGCACAGGTGCGGGTGCTGGAGCCTTACGCGGTGGGCGCGGGGTCCAGCGGCGGGATCGTTGGCGCGCTGGCCCCGCATGTGCCGGAAAACTGGAATGCCAAGAAGGCGTTTCAGTTTGACAGCCTGCGGATGGCGCAGGGGTTCTGGACAGGCGTGGCGGACGTGTCGGGGGTTGATCCGGGCTATGCGCGGCTGGGCCGGGTGCAGCCACTGGGGCCGGGCGCGGTCGAGGCGGCGCGCGCCCGGGCCGGGGGCGCGCAGGCGCTGTGGGAAGGCTTTGCGGACTGGCACGTGCTGCCGGTGGGCGATGCGCCGGGGCTGGGCGTGGTCAGCCCGTCAGGCATCGTGGTGGTGGACAGCCTGAGCGCGCGGCTGCATCCGCGCCGGGCTGTGGGTGCCCTGGCAGCGGCGGTGCGGGCGCTGGGCGGTGTGGTGGAAGAGGGCGGCATTCCGCCCGGCGCAGCGGCGGCGTGGATGGCCGCGCGGCTGGCGGGCGCGCGCGGGCCGGTCGTCTGGGCCAGCGGCGATGCGGGTCTGCGCGATCTGTCCGCCGATCTGGGCCGTGATATGGGCGGCGGGGTGAAGGGGCAGGCGCTGCTGCTGGATTTCAGCGCGCCCGATTGCCCGCAGGTCTTTGCCGATGGGCTGCACATCATTCCCCATGCCGATGGCACCGTGGCGGTTGGCAGCACGTCGGAACGGGTGTTTGACGACCCCATCAGCACCGACGCGGGGTGCGACGCGCTGCTGGCGCGGGCAGTCGCGGCCTGCCCGGCGCTGGCGGGGGCGCGCGTGCTGGAACGCTGGGCCGGGGTGCGCCCCCGCGCCCGGTCCCGCGCCCCGATGCTGGGCGCATGGCCCGGACGGCCCGGGCATTTTGTGCTGAACGGCGGATTCAAGATCGGCTTTGGCATGGCGCCGAAACTTGCGCATGTGATGGCCGATCTGGTGCTGGGCGTGGACGGCGTGCCCGAAGGGTTCCGGGTTGAGGATAGCATGTGA
- a CDS encoding PhzF family phenazine biosynthesis protein encodes MLELITYDVFTDTPFLGNPLAIVPQAEGLTTSQMQTIARELNLSETIFVMRPDNAANKAKVRIFFPKAEIPFAGHPTIGCAIYLSGLAGTTRDSTVEMTLEENAGPVPVIVRMTNGRVSAEFTAPLLPERTCQIDDIALTARALGLEPGDIGSPILKAPEVWQAGPSYLLVPVATRAALGRARPTGADWEKLTEHAGTISAWLFVADSDHQFRARMFSPAGGTPEDPATGSAVVTFVGLLARHGYYNARLDPRIQVTQGVEMGRRSEIQARAVMHDDALAAVRIGGSAVQISTGRIRIP; translated from the coding sequence ATGCTCGAATTGATCACCTACGATGTGTTCACCGATACGCCATTCCTGGGAAACCCGCTTGCGATCGTGCCGCAGGCGGAAGGTCTCACGACGTCGCAGATGCAGACGATCGCGCGTGAGCTTAATCTCTCCGAGACGATTTTTGTCATGCGACCGGACAATGCAGCGAACAAGGCGAAGGTGCGCATCTTCTTTCCGAAAGCAGAGATACCTTTCGCCGGTCACCCGACCATTGGCTGTGCGATCTACCTTTCGGGATTGGCCGGAACGACGCGCGATTCCACGGTCGAAATGACCCTTGAAGAGAACGCGGGTCCCGTTCCCGTTATCGTCCGAATGACCAATGGCAGAGTGTCGGCTGAATTTACAGCCCCGCTTCTACCGGAGCGAACCTGCCAAATAGACGACATCGCGCTGACTGCGCGAGCCCTCGGGCTTGAACCCGGCGATATCGGCAGCCCGATCTTGAAAGCACCCGAAGTCTGGCAGGCCGGGCCGTCCTACCTTCTGGTTCCTGTTGCGACGCGTGCCGCGCTCGGGCGGGCCAGACCGACAGGAGCTGATTGGGAGAAACTGACCGAACACGCGGGTACGATCAGCGCCTGGCTGTTCGTGGCGGACTCAGATCATCAGTTCCGTGCCAGGATGTTCTCGCCCGCCGGTGGGACGCCAGAGGACCCGGCAACCGGATCAGCCGTCGTAACCTTTGTCGGCCTTCTGGCGCGTCATGGCTACTACAACGCGCGCTTGGACCCACGCATCCAAGTCACACAGGGCGTCGAAATGGGGCGCCGTTCAGAAATTCAGGCGCGCGCCGTGATGCATGACGACGCGCTCGCTGCGGTGCGTATCGGCGGCTCTGCTGTCCAGATATCCACGGGCCGGATAAGAATACCCTGA
- a CDS encoding VOC family protein produces the protein MTERPFRPRALGEIAIRCRDFAAMQDFYGRVLGLSRMRPGARGGYGDGIAFYHLGDSFGGHVAVLALFADQTPSVSMSTGDAAVPVQAGLRSSLHHLALSLPWDEQDAAAGWLVQEGYDARFQEFAWAGWRGLFTRDPDGNTVELVAASPEWHVA, from the coding sequence ATGACTGAACGACCATTTCGGCCCCGCGCGCTGGGGGAAATTGCGATCCGTTGCCGCGATTTTGCAGCAATGCAGGATTTCTATGGCCGCGTGCTGGGCCTTTCGCGCATGAGGCCGGGCGCGCGCGGCGGGTATGGGGACGGGATTGCCTTCTACCATCTGGGGGACAGTTTTGGCGGGCATGTCGCGGTGCTGGCGCTGTTTGCCGACCAGACGCCCAGTGTGTCGATGTCCACGGGCGATGCGGCGGTTCCGGTGCAGGCCGGGCTTCGATCATCGCTGCACCATCTTGCGTTGAGCCTGCCGTGGGATGAGCAGGATGCCGCCGCTGGCTGGCTGGTACAGGAAGGCTATGACGCGCGGTTCCAGGAATTTGCCTGGGCCGGATGGCGGGGCCTGTTCACGCGGGACCCGGACGGCAACACGGTCGAACTGGTCGCCGCATCGCCGGAATGGCACGTCGCGTAG
- a CDS encoding dienelactone hydrolase family protein — MPAKTATASKPTHTPTLTALTGGTAIALVAIALASAAGADTVDYAIDGTDYQGYIAMPEGEALGTVLIVHDWDGVNDHEIARADALAEAGYVGVAIDLYGTDAVLEGMDDYRRETGALYADRTEFRTRLAGSIAAVAAMEGVPQNMVITGYCFGGAAVLEAARAGMDLDGFVSFHGGLGTPDGQGYADTTAPVLVLHGSADPVSGMGDLAALMDELQAAGVTHGAEIYGGARHSFTVEGSNDWDPAANAKAEAALMNFLDTNL, encoded by the coding sequence ATGCCTGCGAAAACTGCAACTGCATCCAAGCCGACCCACACCCCCACCCTGACCGCGCTGACCGGCGGCACCGCTATCGCATTGGTGGCCATCGCGCTGGCCTCGGCGGCGGGGGCCGACACGGTGGATTACGCCATCGACGGCACCGATTATCAGGGCTACATCGCCATGCCCGAGGGTGAGGCGCTTGGCACCGTGCTGATCGTCCACGACTGGGACGGCGTCAACGACCATGAGATCGCGCGCGCCGATGCGCTGGCCGAAGCGGGCTATGTCGGCGTTGCCATCGACCTTTATGGGACCGATGCCGTGCTGGAAGGCATGGACGACTACCGCCGCGAAACCGGCGCACTTTATGCCGACCGCACCGAATTCCGCACCCGCCTTGCAGGGTCGATCGCCGCCGTCGCCGCGATGGAGGGCGTTCCGCAGAACATGGTCATCACCGGCTATTGCTTCGGCGGTGCCGCAGTGCTGGAGGCCGCACGCGCGGGCATGGATCTGGACGGTTTCGTAAGCTTCCACGGCGGCCTTGGCACGCCCGACGGGCAGGGTTACGCCGACACCACCGCACCGGTGCTGGTGCTGCACGGCTCCGCCGATCCGGTATCAGGCATGGGCGATCTGGCCGCGCTGATGGATGAATTGCAGGCCGCAGGCGTAACCCATGGCGCGGAAATCTACGGTGGCGCGCGCCACTCGTTCACGGTCGAAGGCTCGAACGACTGGGATCCGGCCGCCAATGCGAAGGCCGAAGCCGCGCTGATGAACTTCCTCGACACCAACCTGTGA
- a CDS encoding aspartate-semialdehyde dehydrogenase — protein MGYKIVVVGATGNVGHEMLNILAEREFPVDEIAALASRRSMGTEVSFGERTLKCQDLEHFDFTGWDIALFAIGSDATKIYAPKAASQGCVVIDNSSLYRYDPDVPLVVPEVNAEAVDGYKKKMIIANPNCSTAQMVVALKPLHDRARIKRVVVSTYQSVSGSGKEAMDELWNQTKGMFVPGQEVAPKVYPKQIAFNVIPHIDVFLDDGSTKEEWKMVAETKKIMDKSIKVTATCVRVPVFVGHAESINIEFEDFLDDDEARDILREAPGIMVIDKREDGGYMTPVECVGDYATFISRIRQDSTIENGLNIWCVSDNLRKGAALNAVQIAETLGRRCLKKG, from the coding sequence ATGGGCTACAAGATCGTTGTCGTCGGTGCCACCGGGAATGTGGGCCATGAAATGCTGAACATCCTGGCAGAGCGCGAGTTTCCCGTGGATGAAATCGCCGCGCTTGCGTCGCGCCGGTCCATGGGGACCGAGGTCAGCTTTGGCGAACGCACGCTGAAATGCCAGGATCTGGAGCATTTCGATTTCACCGGCTGGGACATCGCGCTGTTCGCCATCGGGTCGGATGCAACGAAGATCTACGCACCAAAGGCCGCCTCGCAGGGCTGTGTCGTCATCGACAACTCCTCGCTCTACCGCTACGACCCCGACGTGCCGCTGGTCGTGCCCGAAGTGAACGCCGAGGCCGTGGACGGCTACAAAAAGAAAATGATCATCGCCAACCCCAACTGCTCGACCGCGCAGATGGTCGTGGCGCTGAAGCCCCTGCATGACCGCGCGCGCATCAAACGCGTCGTGGTCAGCACCTACCAATCGGTGTCGGGCAGCGGCAAGGAAGCGATGGATGAGCTGTGGAACCAGACCAAAGGCATGTTCGTGCCCGGTCAGGAAGTCGCGCCAAAGGTCTACCCCAAACAGATCGCCTTCAACGTGATCCCGCATATCGACGTGTTCCTGGACGATGGTTCGACCAAGGAAGAATGGAAAATGGTCGCCGAGACCAAGAAGATCATGGATAAATCCATCAAGGTCACAGCCACCTGCGTGCGCGTGCCGGTCTTCGTCGGCCATGCGGAATCCATCAATATCGAATTCGAGGATTTCCTCGATGATGACGAAGCCCGCGACATCTTGCGCGAGGCCCCGGGCATCATGGTGATCGACAAGCGCGAAGACGGCGGCTACATGACCCCCGTCGAATGCGTCGGCGATTATGCGACGTTCATCAGCCGCATCCGCCAGGACAGCACCATCGAGAACGGCCTGAACATCTGGTGCGTCAGCGACAACCTGCGCAAAGGCGCCGCCCTGAACGCGGTGCAGATCGCCGAAACCCTGGGACGCCGCTGCCTGAAAAAGGGCTAA
- a CDS encoding MFS transporter, whose product MRLGIAFLLLGYVLSQFYRAFLAVLAPMLLADTGAGPDDLALSSGLWFLAFAAMQIPVGWALDTHGPRRTTSLLLAVGGGGGALVFAAAQGPMTLHLAMILIAVGCAPVLMAAYYIFARTYSAAIFATLAGTIIGVGSLGNVAGALPLAWAAETFGWRGTVAGLGIITLGIAAAVYATVQDPPRVASADGQKGSLLDLLRLPALWFILPLLFVNYAPAAGLRGLWLGPFYADVYGAGTAQIGLASLVMAGAMVLGNFAYGPLDRVFHSRKWVVFGGNAMGAACLLTLAAFPLSGFWPTALLFAGIGCFGASFPLLMAHGRSFVPPHLLGRGVTLLNLFVIGGAGAMQLASGAVHRAGPGGVASYQTLLLFFAVPLVVGLTIYLFSTDRTD is encoded by the coding sequence ATGCGGCTTGGCATCGCCTTTCTTTTGCTCGGATATGTCCTGAGCCAGTTCTACCGCGCCTTTCTGGCCGTGCTGGCACCGATGCTGCTGGCCGATACCGGCGCGGGGCCGGATGATCTGGCGCTTTCCTCCGGGCTGTGGTTCCTGGCGTTCGCCGCCATGCAGATCCCGGTCGGCTGGGCGCTGGACACCCATGGGCCGCGCCGCACGACATCGCTGCTGCTGGCCGTGGGCGGCGGCGGCGGGGCGTTGGTCTTTGCGGCGGCACAGGGCCCGATGACCCTGCACCTCGCCATGATCTTGATCGCGGTAGGCTGCGCACCGGTACTGATGGCCGCCTATTACATCTTCGCGCGCACCTATTCGGCGGCGATCTTTGCCACCCTGGCGGGCACGATCATCGGCGTTGGCTCGCTTGGCAATGTCGCGGGCGCGCTGCCGCTGGCCTGGGCGGCCGAGACCTTTGGCTGGCGCGGCACCGTGGCCGGGCTGGGTATCATCACGCTGGGCATCGCGGCGGCCGTCTATGCCACCGTCCAGGACCCCCCCCGCGTCGCATCCGCCGATGGGCAAAAAGGCTCCCTGCTGGACCTGCTGCGCCTGCCCGCGCTGTGGTTCATCTTGCCCCTTCTCTTCGTGAACTACGCCCCGGCGGCAGGCCTGCGCGGGCTGTGGCTGGGCCCGTTCTATGCCGATGTCTACGGGGCTGGCACCGCGCAGATCGGGCTGGCCTCGCTGGTCATGGCGGGGGCGATGGTGCTGGGCAACTTCGCCTATGGCCCGCTGGACCGGGTGTTTCACAGCCGCAAATGGGTGGTCTTTGGCGGCAACGCGATGGGCGCGGCCTGCCTGCTGACTCTGGCGGCGTTCCCACTGTCGGGCTTCTGGCCCACGGCGCTGCTGTTCGCGGGCATCGGCTGCTTTGGCGCCTCCTTCCCGTTGCTGATGGCGCATGGCCGCAGCTTCGTGCCGCCGCATCTGCTGGGGCGCGGCGTGACCCTCTTGAACCTCTTTGTCATCGGCGGCGCGGGGGCGATGCAACTGGCCAGCGGCGCGGTGCACCGCGCGGGCCCGGGTGGCGTGGCCTCGTACCAGACGCTGCTCCTGTTCTTCGCGGTGCCGCTGGTGGTCGGGCTGACGATCTACCTGTTCAGCACAGACCGCACGGACTGA
- a CDS encoding RNA pyrophosphohydrolase, producing the protein MTPDQIAALPYRPCVGVALINPEGLIFAGQRIDNDTPAWQMPQGGVDPGEAPDAAALRELWEETGVTADLVTPLAQTGNWLTYDLPHDIVPRIWKGQFRGQQQLWFAFRYLGRDDQIRIDTEHPEFSHWRWISASEMLASIVPFKRAIYAEVTDQFRDHLA; encoded by the coding sequence ATGACCCCAGACCAGATTGCCGCCCTGCCCTACCGCCCCTGCGTCGGCGTCGCGCTGATCAACCCCGAAGGACTGATCTTTGCCGGGCAGCGCATCGACAACGACACCCCTGCCTGGCAGATGCCCCAAGGTGGCGTCGATCCGGGCGAGGCCCCCGATGCCGCCGCGCTGCGCGAATTGTGGGAAGAAACCGGTGTCACCGCCGATCTGGTGACCCCGCTGGCCCAGACCGGAAACTGGCTGACCTATGACCTGCCCCACGACATCGTACCGCGCATCTGGAAGGGGCAGTTCCGGGGACAACAGCAATTGTGGTTCGCGTTTCGCTACCTTGGCCGCGACGATCAGATCCGCATCGACACCGAACATCCCGAATTCTCGCACTGGCGCTGGATCAGCGCCAGCGAGATGCTGGCCAGCATTGTCCCCTTCAAACGCGCGATCTACGCCGAGGTGACCGACCAGTTCCGCGACCACCTGGCCTGA
- a CDS encoding S41 family peptidase produces the protein MNRLVYAAIGGIIGGAVLATQIAGPLLAQEQSENRDVYQQLDLFGDVFERIRAQYVEDVDAADLIEAAINGMLTSLDPHSGYLNSDAFDDMRTQTRGAFGGLGIEVTQEDGFVKVITPMDGTPADDAGVEPGDLITHVDGESLMGLNLGQAVELMRGPVGSEIIITVVREGEAEPFDVSIIRDTIRVQAVRARAEGSTIVLRVTTFNEQTFNNLRDGLEEQIEELGGIDNVEGIVLDLRNNPGGLLNQAISVTDAFIEQGEIVSTRGRGAADGERYNATAGDLAQGKPIVVLINAGSASASEIVAGALQDHRRAIVVGTRSFGKGSVQTLMPLRGDGAIRLTTSRYYTPSGRSIQALGVSPDIVVEQPRQSAEAAEEITPTVPTRSEADLRGSLDNDSMSEDERRQLEDERRIVEETARLRAEDYQLAYALDILHGLAALNR, from the coding sequence ATGAACAGACTTGTATACGCGGCAATCGGCGGCATCATTGGCGGGGCCGTGCTGGCCACCCAGATCGCCGGGCCGCTTCTGGCGCAAGAGCAAAGCGAGAACCGCGACGTTTATCAGCAACTGGACCTGTTCGGCGACGTGTTTGAGCGCATTCGCGCGCAATATGTCGAGGATGTCGATGCCGCCGACCTGATCGAGGCCGCGATCAACGGCATGCTCACCTCGCTCGATCCGCATTCGGGCTACCTCAACAGCGACGCATTTGACGACATGCGCACCCAGACGCGCGGGGCCTTCGGCGGCCTCGGCATCGAGGTCACCCAAGAAGACGGCTTCGTGAAGGTCATCACGCCGATGGACGGCACACCCGCCGATGATGCGGGCGTCGAACCGGGCGACCTCATCACCCATGTCGACGGCGAATCGCTGATGGGCCTGAACCTCGGGCAGGCGGTGGAACTGATGCGCGGCCCGGTCGGGTCGGAAATCATCATCACCGTGGTGCGCGAGGGCGAGGCAGAACCCTTCGACGTCTCCATCATCCGCGACACGATCCGCGTGCAGGCCGTGCGCGCCCGGGCCGAAGGCAGCACCATCGTGCTGCGCGTGACCACCTTCAACGAACAGACCTTCAACAACCTGCGTGACGGGCTCGAAGAACAAATCGAAGAACTGGGCGGCATCGACAATGTCGAAGGCATCGTGCTGGACCTGCGCAACAACCCGGGCGGGTTGCTGAACCAGGCGATCAGCGTCACCGACGCCTTCATCGAACAGGGCGAAATCGTCTCGACCCGTGGCCGCGGTGCCGCGGATGGTGAACGTTACAACGCCACCGCCGGCGATCTGGCGCAGGGCAAACCCATCGTCGTGCTCATCAACGCAGGCTCTGCCTCGGCGTCTGAAATCGTTGCGGGCGCCCTGCAAGACCACCGCCGCGCCATCGTCGTGGGCACACGCAGCTTCGGCAAAGGCTCGGTCCAGACGCTGATGCCCTTGCGCGGCGACGGGGCGATCCGGCTGACCACCTCGCGCTACTACACCCCGTCGGGGCGGTCGATTCAGGCCCTTGGCGTGTCGCCCGACATCGTGGTCGAACAACCCCGTCAGTCGGCCGAAGCTGCGGAAGAGATCACGCCCACCGTGCCGACCCGGTCCGAGGCCGATCTGCGCGGCAGCCTGGACAACGACAGCATGTCCGAGGATGAGCGGCGGCAACTGGAAGATGAGCGGCGCATCGTCGAGGAAACCGCCCGCCTGCGTGCCGAAGACTACCAACTGGCCTATGCGCTGGACATCCTGCACGGCCTCGCAGCCCTCAACCGCTGA
- a CDS encoding murein hydrolase activator EnvC family protein — translation MAALLALWLGHSALATPAAADPSDLARQAARALNDATAALQDARSAEDRVAALTRTLSGFEDGLAALRTSLRTVTLRETALERQFTAQSEELARLLGMLMAVERTGGSQNGGPQILLHPAGPLGTARAGMMLADLTPAMAARVAELRNDLEELQALHAVQNTALAALQTGMETVQDARSDLGLALSERSDLPRRLTDDPVTLAVLLAGSDTLDTFARQLAATTVLGDVPAPAPFAQMRGTLPLPVRGTLLRGAGQPDAAGIARPGILIATAPGALVTTPVAATIRYAGPLLDYGNVIITEPDQGYLMILGGMEQAYGSAGDVLEAGAPLGFMPQPQPATGSAPGDTDTTAGMPLLQQGNRSETLYVELRSDGNTVDPADWFALSGE, via the coding sequence GTGGCCGCCCTCCTCGCCCTCTGGCTGGGCCACAGCGCGCTTGCCACCCCCGCCGCCGCCGACCCTTCGGACCTGGCCCGGCAGGCGGCGCGCGCGCTGAACGACGCCACCGCCGCGCTGCAAGACGCCCGCAGCGCCGAAGACCGGGTTGCCGCGCTGACCCGCACCCTGTCGGGCTTTGAGGACGGGCTGGCCGCGCTGCGCACCAGCCTGCGCACCGTCACCCTGCGCGAAACCGCACTGGAACGGCAGTTCACCGCGCAAAGCGAAGAACTCGCGCGGCTTTTGGGCATGCTGATGGCGGTCGAACGCACCGGGGGGTCGCAAAACGGCGGGCCGCAGATCCTGCTGCACCCGGCGGGGCCATTGGGCACCGCACGGGCGGGCATGATGCTGGCCGATCTGACGCCCGCCATGGCCGCCCGCGTCGCCGAACTGCGCAATGATCTGGAGGAATTGCAGGCGCTGCATGCGGTGCAGAACACGGCGCTTGCCGCGCTGCAAACCGGGATGGAAACGGTGCAGGATGCGCGCTCGGACCTTGGCCTCGCGCTGTCGGAACGCAGCGACCTGCCGCGTCGGCTGACCGACGATCCCGTGACACTGGCGGTGCTGCTGGCAGGCTCGGACACGCTCGACACTTTCGCGCGCCAACTGGCCGCGACGACCGTGCTGGGCGACGTGCCCGCACCTGCGCCCTTCGCCCAGATGCGCGGCACCCTGCCCCTGCCGGTGCGCGGCACGTTGCTGCGCGGCGCGGGTCAGCCTGATGCCGCCGGGATCGCGCGCCCGGGCATCTTGATCGCCACCGCGCCCGGCGCGCTGGTCACCACGCCCGTAGCGGCCACCATCCGCTACGCCGGGCCGCTGCTGGACTACGGAAACGTGATTATCACTGAGCCGGATCAGGGCTACCTGATGATCTTGGGCGGAATGGAACAGGCTTATGGCAGCGCGGGCGATGTGTTGGAGGCTGGCGCGCCGCTGGGCTTCATGCCGCAACCCCAACCCGCCACCGGGTCCGCGCCCGGCGACACGGACACCACAGCGGGCATGCCGCTCTTGCAACAGGGAAACCGCAGCGAAACACTCTATGTTGAACTACGCAGCGACGGGAACACGGTTGACCCCGCCGACTGGTTCGCATTGAGTGGCGAGTGA
- the gpmI gene encoding 2,3-bisphosphoglycerate-independent phosphoglycerate mutase — translation MTSTTPAKKPTVLCILDGWGQRENTTGNAVAQADTPTFDRVMATCPHATLITHGPDVGLPRGQMGNSEVGHTNIGAGRVVAMDLGQIDLAVEDGSFATNPALQEFIAKVQAAKGTAHLIGVVSDGGVHGHITHLQAAVKALTSAGVPVAIHAITDGRDVPPSSARGFMATLADSLPAGAQIATVIGRYWAMDRDTRWDRVQRAYDAMVSGKGEAAPDAAAAIDQAYAAGQTDEFIAPTAIAGYSGVQPGDGLFCLNFRADRAREILSALAAPGFEGFETAHRPDWSAALGMVEYSDAHNAFMATAYPKRKLVNTLGAWVAAKGLRQFRVAETEKYPHVTFFLNGGKEAPEKGEDRAMPKSPNVATYDLQPEMSAPEVTDKLVEAIGAGYDLIVCNYANPDMVGHTGDLGAAIAACQAVDRCLARVLDALDAAGGAMLLTADHGNCEMMTDPETGQPHTAHTLNPVPVALIGGPDGTGLAAGRLADVAPTLLDLMGLQQPSEMTGKSLLRR, via the coding sequence ATGACCTCGACCACCCCCGCCAAGAAACCCACCGTGCTCTGCATCCTCGACGGCTGGGGCCAGCGCGAAAACACCACCGGCAACGCGGTCGCTCAGGCCGACACCCCCACCTTCGACCGCGTCATGGCCACCTGTCCCCATGCGACGCTGATCACCCACGGCCCCGATGTCGGCCTGCCGCGCGGCCAGATGGGCAATTCCGAGGTCGGGCACACCAATATCGGCGCGGGCCGCGTCGTGGCGATGGACCTTGGCCAGATCGACCTCGCCGTGGAAGACGGCAGCTTCGCCACCAACCCCGCGTTGCAGGAATTCATCGCCAAGGTGCAGGCCGCCAAAGGCACCGCGCATCTGATCGGCGTCGTCTCGGATGGCGGGGTGCATGGCCATATCACCCACCTTCAGGCCGCCGTCAAAGCCCTCACCAGCGCGGGCGTGCCCGTGGCGATCCACGCCATCACCGACGGGCGCGACGTGCCGCCATCCTCGGCGCGCGGCTTCATGGCCACGCTGGCCGACAGCCTTCCCGCAGGGGCGCAGATCGCCACCGTCATCGGGCGCTACTGGGCCATGGACCGCGACACCCGCTGGGACCGGGTGCAGCGCGCTTATGACGCGATGGTGTCGGGCAAGGGCGAGGCCGCGCCCGATGCCGCCGCTGCCATAGATCAGGCCTATGCTGCCGGGCAGACCGATGAATTCATCGCCCCCACCGCCATCGCAGGCTACAGCGGTGTGCAGCCCGGCGACGGGCTTTTCTGCCTCAACTTCCGCGCTGACCGGGCGCGCGAAATCCTGTCGGCTCTGGCCGCGCCCGGCTTTGAGGGCTTTGAGACCGCGCACCGCCCCGATTGGTCCGCCGCCCTCGGCATGGTCGAATATTCCGACGCGCATAACGCCTTCATGGCCACCGCCTACCCAAAGCGCAAACTGGTAAACACGCTGGGCGCATGGGTCGCCGCCAAGGGCCTGCGCCAGTTCCGCGTCGCCGAGACCGAGAAATATCCCCACGTCACCTTCTTCCTCAACGGCGGCAAGGAAGCGCCCGAAAAGGGCGAAGACCGCGCCATGCCTAAAAGCCCCAACGTCGCCACCTATGACCTGCAACCCGAGATGTCCGCGCCCGAGGTGACTGACAAGCTGGTCGAGGCCATCGGCGCAGGCTACGATCTGATCGTGTGCAATTACGCCAACCCCGACATGGTGGGCCATACCGGCGATCTGGGCGCCGCCATCGCCGCGTGTCAGGCGGTGGACAGGTGCCTCGCCCGCGTGCTCGACGCATTGGACGCCGCAGGCGGCGCCATGCTGCTGACCGCCGATCACGGCAATTGCGAAATGATGACCGACCCCGAAACCGGCCAGCCGCACACCGCACATACCCTGAACCCCGTGCCGGTCGCACTGATCGGCGGGCCAGACGGTACGGGACTGGCAGCCGGGCGGCTGGCCGATGTGGCGCCCACCCTGCTGGACCTGATGGGCCTGCAGCAACCTTCTGAAATGACGGGCAAAAGCCTGCTGCGCCGCTGA